ATCCCGGTCGGCGGAACGTCACAAATCTTGATCGTGTTGTTCTCGCTGGCGAAAATCGCGTGGGCCAGGTCCTCACCGACCTTCTTGGCGTCGACGTCGAACGCCGCCACGAATTCGATGTCGCTGACGTGATAGTCGCCGAACTGCACGTGCATGAGGCCCGGAACACGCGACCCTGGCTCGGCGTTGCGGTAGTACTCCACACCCTGGATCAGGGAGGAGGCACAGTTGCCGACGCCCACGACCGCGACGCGGATTGATGCCATGGCGATTCTCCTTAGGTGCGCGGGCGGGCGGACTGCCCGACCCCGGAGTTGTTGGGGATAGTTTGCGATTCGCTCTCGATCAGTTCGCGGAGCCACGTAACCTCGCGCTCGACCGAGTCCAAACCGTGCTGCTGAAGCTGGAGGGTGTAGCTGTCGAGGCGCTCACGGCTCCTCGTCAGCGAGGCCCGCAGGGACGCCAGGCGTTCCTCAAGCCGACTGCTGCGACCTTGAAGTATGCGCATTCGCACCTCGGAGTTCGTCCTGCCGAAGAAAGCGAGGTGCACGCCGAAGCTCTCGTCCTCCCAGGCCTGGGGGCCAGCATCATCCAGCAGATCCGTCAGGCGTTCCTTGCCATCCGCAGTCAGGCGGTACACGACTTTGGCCCGGCGTCCGGAGAGGGTCGGAGCACCAGCGTCCGCTGGCCCGTCCTCTTCGATCAGCCCGCGCGCGAGGAGGTCCTTTAGGCAGGGGTACAGGGAGCCGTACGAGATGGCCCGGAAGCTGCCGAGCACGCCGTTGAGGCGTTTGCGAAGCTCATAACCGTGCATTGGGTTGTCCTGGAGAAGGCCAAGGACGGCGAATTCGAGCACGCCAGCACGTTTGGCCATTGCTCATCCTTCCCTTGTTACGAATCGATAGATCCAGATCGACATATCGACTCGATATAGCGACTCTAAGGTGCAGCTGAAGCCAAGGCAAGGGCAAACCACTTGTGCGTGTCGTGATCCACACCACTCCGGAGTCTCGGCTTGATAACAAGTACCGGCGCGCGGGCTACGACGGCGGGCCGTTGTTCC
This DNA window, taken from Candidatus Nanopelagicales bacterium, encodes the following:
- a CDS encoding PadR family transcriptional regulator, which gives rise to MAKRAGVLEFAVLGLLQDNPMHGYELRKRLNGVLGSFRAISYGSLYPCLKDLLARGLIEEDGPADAGAPTLSGRRAKVVYRLTADGKERLTDLLDDAGPQAWEDESFGVHLAFFGRTNSEVRMRILQGRSSRLEERLASLRASLTRSRERLDSYTLQLQQHGLDSVEREVTWLRELIESESQTIPNNSGVGQSARPRT